From a region of the Nocardioides ginsengisegetis genome:
- a CDS encoding pyridoxal phosphate-dependent aminotransferase translates to MSSQNASQPRARRVSKRIGAIAESATLKVDAKAKALKAEGRPVIGFGAGEPDFPTPDYVVEAAVEACRDPKNHRYTPAGGLPELKKAIVEKTLRDSGLAIEPANVLVTNGGKQAIYAAFAAMIDPGDEVIVPAPFWTTYPEAIQLAGGTAVEVLADETQDYKVTVEQLEAARTEHTKVLLFVSPSNPTGSVYTADEIRAIGQWVEDNGLWVLTDEIYEHLVYDGVETGSMPVLCPFLQDNCVVVNGVAKTYAMTGWRVGWMIGPADLVKAATNLQSHATSNVSNVAQRAALAAVSGDLTAVDEMKVAFDRRRKMIVTMLNEIDGVLCPTPTGAFYAYPSVKGLLGKEYDGTRIETSAELAEYILDKAEVAAVPGEAFGSPGYLRFSYALGDDDIVEGITRLQKLFA, encoded by the coding sequence ATGAGCTCCCAGAACGCCAGCCAGCCCCGCGCCCGACGCGTCTCGAAGCGGATCGGCGCCATCGCCGAGTCCGCGACGCTGAAGGTCGACGCGAAGGCCAAGGCGCTCAAGGCCGAGGGACGTCCCGTGATCGGCTTCGGCGCCGGCGAGCCCGACTTCCCGACGCCGGACTACGTGGTCGAGGCCGCGGTCGAGGCCTGCCGGGACCCCAAGAACCACCGCTACACCCCCGCCGGCGGCCTGCCGGAGCTGAAGAAGGCGATCGTCGAGAAGACCCTGCGCGACAGCGGCCTGGCCATCGAGCCGGCCAACGTGCTGGTCACCAACGGCGGCAAGCAGGCCATCTACGCGGCGTTCGCCGCCATGATCGACCCCGGCGACGAGGTCATCGTGCCGGCGCCGTTCTGGACGACGTACCCCGAGGCGATCCAGCTCGCCGGCGGCACCGCCGTCGAGGTGCTGGCCGACGAGACCCAGGACTACAAGGTCACCGTCGAGCAGCTCGAGGCCGCCCGCACCGAGCACACCAAGGTGCTGCTCTTCGTCTCCCCCTCCAACCCGACGGGTTCGGTCTACACCGCCGACGAGATCCGCGCGATCGGCCAGTGGGTCGAGGACAACGGCCTGTGGGTGCTGACCGACGAGATCTACGAGCACCTCGTCTACGACGGTGTCGAGACCGGCTCGATGCCGGTGCTGTGCCCCTTCCTCCAGGACAACTGCGTCGTCGTCAACGGCGTCGCCAAGACCTACGCCATGACCGGCTGGCGGGTCGGCTGGATGATCGGCCCCGCCGACCTGGTCAAGGCCGCCACCAACCTGCAGTCGCACGCGACCTCCAACGTCTCCAACGTCGCGCAGCGGGCCGCCCTCGCGGCGGTGTCGGGCGACCTGACCGCCGTGGACGAGATGAAGGTGGCCTTCGACCGCCGCCGCAAGATGATCGTCACGATGCTCAACGAGATCGACGGCGTCCTCTGCCCGACCCCGACCGGCGCGTTCTACGCCTACCCCTCGGTCAAGGGCCTGCTCGGCAAGGAGTACGACGGCACCCGCATCGAGACCTCCGCCGAGCTGGCCGAGTACATCCTCGACAAGGCCGAGGTGGCCGCCGTCCCGGGCGAGGCGTTCGGGTCGCCGGGCTACCTGCGCTTCTCCTACGCGCTGGGCGACGACGACATCGTCGAGGGCATCACCCGCCTCCAGAAGCTCTTCGCCTGA
- a CDS encoding adenosine deaminase: MRDLTALPKAHLHLHFTGSMRHETLLELAERDGIVLPDSLVSEWPPQLSAADEKGWFRFQRLYDVARSVLRTEGDVRRLVREAAEDDVRDGGRWLEIQVDPSGYAARFGGITAFLDLVLDAVREATRETGLGMAVVVAANRTRHPLDARTLARLAAQYADRGVVGFGLSNDERRGTTAEFAPAFAIAERAGLLLVPHGGELRGAEHVRTCLDELHAGRLGHGVRSAEDPALLDRIVEAGVALEVCPVSNVALGVYSDLTSVPLPALLAAGATVALGADDPLLFGSRLAGQYATMRAAHDLDDEQLAELGRMSIRASRAPDQTKKELLAEVDEWLAAEPARP, translated from the coding sequence ATGCGCGACCTGACGGCGCTGCCCAAGGCCCACCTGCACCTCCACTTCACCGGCTCGATGCGTCACGAGACGCTGCTCGAGCTGGCCGAGCGGGACGGCATCGTGCTGCCCGACTCGCTCGTCTCGGAGTGGCCGCCGCAGCTGTCGGCGGCCGACGAGAAGGGCTGGTTCCGGTTCCAGCGGCTCTACGACGTCGCGCGGTCCGTGCTGCGCACGGAGGGCGACGTACGCCGCCTGGTGCGGGAGGCGGCCGAGGACGACGTCCGCGACGGCGGACGCTGGCTGGAGATCCAGGTCGACCCGAGCGGCTACGCCGCCCGCTTCGGCGGCATCACGGCCTTCCTCGACCTGGTGCTGGACGCCGTCCGGGAGGCGACGCGGGAGACCGGCCTCGGGATGGCGGTGGTCGTGGCGGCCAACCGGACCCGGCACCCGCTCGACGCCCGGACCCTGGCGCGGCTCGCGGCGCAGTACGCCGACCGCGGCGTGGTCGGCTTCGGGCTCAGCAACGACGAGCGCCGGGGCACGACGGCGGAGTTCGCGCCGGCCTTCGCCATCGCGGAGCGGGCCGGCCTCCTGCTGGTCCCCCACGGCGGCGAGCTGCGCGGGGCCGAGCACGTCCGGACCTGCCTCGACGAGCTGCACGCCGGCCGGCTCGGCCACGGGGTGCGCTCGGCCGAGGACCCCGCCCTGCTGGACCGGATCGTCGAGGCGGGCGTGGCGCTCGAGGTGTGCCCCGTGTCCAACGTGGCGCTGGGCGTCTACTCCGACCTCACCTCGGTGCCGCTGCCGGCGCTGCTCGCCGCCGGCGCGACCGTGGCGCTCGGCGCCGACGACCCGCTGCTGTTCGGCTCGCGCCTCGCCGGGCAGTACGCCACCATGCGCGCGGCCCACGACCTCGACGACGAGCAGCTCGCCGAGCTCGGGCGGATGTCGATCCGGGCCTCCCGGGCGCCCGACCAGACCAAGAAGGAACTCCTCGCCGAGGTCGACGAGTGGTTGGCCGCGGAACCCGCCCGGCCCTGA
- a CDS encoding UDP-N-acetylmuramate dehydrogenase: MAELLGAHTTLRIGGPARRWVTARTEAELIAAVSEADAAGEPLLVLGGGSNLVVADEGFPGTVVQVATRGVAVDLDPGDDPTCGGVLVTVAAGEPWDELVSEAVERGWVGVEALSGIPGLVGATPIQNVGAYGQEVSQTIASVRVWDRTLRGVRTFANADCGFGYRHSRFKADRLDAWGGRHVVLSVTFQFRKGSLGAPVAYAELARTLGVDQGGRAPAGDVRRAVLGLRRGKGMVLDPDDHDTWSAGSFFTNPVVPAGQVPEGAPAWPQADGLVKTSAAWLIEHAGFTKGHGSDRAALSGKHTLALTNRGGAGSADVIDLAREVRDGVEARFGIRLVNEPVLVGCEL, encoded by the coding sequence GTGGCTGAGCTGCTCGGCGCCCACACCACCCTCCGCATCGGGGGTCCGGCCCGGCGCTGGGTCACGGCCCGCACCGAGGCCGAGCTGATCGCGGCGGTCTCCGAGGCCGACGCCGCCGGTGAGCCGTTGCTCGTCCTCGGCGGCGGGAGCAACCTCGTCGTGGCCGACGAGGGCTTCCCCGGCACGGTCGTCCAGGTCGCCACCCGCGGGGTCGCGGTCGACCTCGACCCGGGCGATGACCCGACGTGCGGCGGGGTCCTGGTCACGGTCGCGGCCGGCGAGCCCTGGGACGAGCTCGTCAGCGAGGCCGTCGAGCGCGGCTGGGTGGGGGTCGAGGCCCTCTCCGGCATCCCCGGCCTGGTCGGCGCCACCCCGATCCAGAACGTCGGCGCCTACGGCCAGGAGGTCTCCCAGACCATCGCGTCGGTCCGGGTCTGGGACCGCACGCTCCGGGGCGTGCGCACCTTCGCCAACGCCGACTGCGGGTTCGGCTACCGGCACAGCCGCTTCAAGGCCGACCGGCTGGACGCCTGGGGCGGCCGGCACGTCGTGCTGTCGGTGACCTTCCAGTTCCGCAAGGGCAGCCTCGGCGCCCCGGTGGCCTACGCCGAGCTCGCCCGGACCCTCGGCGTGGATCAGGGCGGGCGCGCCCCGGCGGGCGACGTACGCCGCGCGGTGCTGGGGCTTCGCCGCGGCAAGGGCATGGTGCTCGACCCCGACGACCACGACACGTGGAGCGCCGGCTCGTTCTTCACCAACCCCGTCGTGCCTGCCGGGCAGGTCCCCGAGGGCGCGCCCGCCTGGCCTCAGGCCGACGGCCTCGTGAAGACCAGCGCGGCCTGGCTGATCGAGCACGCGGGGTTCACCAAGGGCCACGGGTCCGACCGCGCCGCCCTGTCGGGCAAGCACACGCTCGCGCTCACCAACCGCGGCGGCGCGGGCTCCGCCGACGTGATCGACCTCGCGCGCGAGGTGCGCGACGGGGTCGAGGCACGCTTCGGGATCCGGCTCGTCAACGAGCCGGTCCTGGTCGGCTGCGAGCTGTGA
- a CDS encoding MaoC/PaaZ C-terminal domain-containing protein, translating into MSLPTQTFSITRADLVAYAGASGDHNPIHQDESVALSVGLPGVIAHGMFTMALAARAVEAWFPGAEVVSFGCKFTNPVVVPAEGGVDIEVAGAVKEADGLTTVSLTVTCDGQKVLGMPKAVLRG; encoded by the coding sequence ATGAGCCTCCCGACCCAGACCTTCTCGATCACCCGCGCCGACCTCGTCGCGTACGCCGGCGCCAGCGGCGACCACAACCCGATCCACCAGGACGAGTCGGTCGCGCTCAGCGTCGGGCTGCCCGGCGTGATCGCCCACGGCATGTTCACCATGGCCCTGGCCGCCCGCGCCGTCGAGGCGTGGTTCCCGGGTGCCGAGGTCGTCTCCTTCGGCTGCAAGTTCACCAACCCGGTCGTCGTCCCCGCCGAGGGCGGCGTCGACATCGAGGTGGCCGGGGCCGTCAAGGAGGCCGACGGGCTCACCACGGTGTCGCTGACCGTCACCTGCGACGGGCAGAAGGTCCTCGGCATGCCCAAGGCCGTCCTCCGTGGCTGA
- a CDS encoding FAS1-like dehydratase domain-containing protein has translation MPVDQSLVGKTFPPSRPYAVSEDNIREFVAATGGTYAGGPAPATFPIVLAFDAMNAFLEAEAIDLFRIVHGAQDFAYERPVVPGDVLTATLTVATLRQIAGNDIIGTTSAITDESGALVCSTSATLVHRGAEA, from the coding sequence ATGCCCGTGGACCAGTCGCTCGTCGGCAAGACGTTCCCGCCGAGCCGCCCCTACGCCGTGTCGGAGGACAACATCCGGGAGTTCGTGGCCGCCACCGGCGGCACCTACGCCGGTGGTCCGGCCCCGGCGACCTTCCCGATCGTGCTCGCCTTCGACGCCATGAACGCCTTCCTCGAGGCCGAGGCGATCGACCTGTTCCGGATCGTGCACGGCGCCCAGGACTTCGCCTACGAGCGACCGGTCGTGCCCGGTGACGTCCTCACCGCGACGCTGACCGTCGCGACGCTGCGCCAGATCGCCGGCAACGACATCATCGGCACCACCAGCGCGATCACCGACGAGTCCGGTGCCCTGGTCTGCTCGACCTCGGCGACCCTCGTCCACCGAGGAGCCGAAGCATGA
- the rpmG gene encoding 50S ribosomal protein L33, with product MASKSSDVRPKITLACVDCKERNYITKKNRRNDPDRLELAKFCPRCRKHTAHRETR from the coding sequence GTGGCCAGCAAGAGCTCCGACGTTCGCCCCAAGATCACGCTCGCGTGCGTGGACTGCAAGGAGCGCAACTACATCACCAAGAAGAACCGCCGCAACGACCCCGATCGTCTCGAGCTGGCGAAGTTCTGCCCGCGCTGCCGCAAGCACACCGCGCACCGCGAGACCCGCTGA
- a CDS encoding acyl-CoA thioesterase domain-containing protein: MNEKSAPHPCFYRLLEASPDGREWVEPTPSTAGPWSTDAQHGGPPAALLARGIERLAGASWTIGRFTMELLGPVPVATLTLSASVLRPGRSVQLVGAELHDVEAGRTVARAHAWVFPVSTSGPGQPTPLAHSPEDGETRPRPEGWHGGYLDAVEWRWIKGSVEEAGPGIVWMRPPRLVEGEETSPVQRLLACVDSASGASAALDVREWGFLNTELSVHLLRPPVGEWVCLDAETTLSTGSVGVATSAAYDGLGLVARSAQALLVVPR; encoded by the coding sequence GTGAACGAAAAATCGGCCCCACACCCCTGTTTCTACCGGCTTCTCGAGGCCTCTCCGGACGGTCGCGAATGGGTCGAACCGACGCCCTCGACGGCCGGTCCGTGGTCGACGGACGCCCAGCACGGCGGCCCTCCGGCGGCCCTCCTGGCACGGGGGATCGAGCGCCTCGCGGGGGCCTCGTGGACGATCGGCCGCTTCACCATGGAGCTGCTCGGACCGGTCCCCGTCGCGACCCTGACGCTGTCCGCGTCGGTGCTGCGGCCGGGTCGCTCGGTGCAGCTCGTGGGCGCCGAGCTGCACGACGTCGAGGCCGGCCGCACGGTCGCCCGGGCCCACGCCTGGGTGTTCCCGGTGTCGACGTCGGGCCCCGGGCAGCCGACCCCCCTCGCCCACTCCCCCGAGGACGGCGAGACCCGGCCGCGACCCGAGGGCTGGCACGGCGGCTACCTCGACGCGGTCGAGTGGCGCTGGATCAAGGGCTCGGTCGAGGAGGCCGGCCCGGGCATCGTCTGGATGCGGCCGCCGCGGCTCGTCGAGGGCGAGGAGACCTCGCCCGTGCAGCGCCTGCTGGCCTGCGTCGACTCGGCCTCCGGTGCCTCGGCGGCGCTCGACGTGCGCGAGTGGGGGTTCCTCAACACCGAGCTGAGCGTGCACCTGCTGCGCCCGCCCGTCGGCGAGTGGGTCTGCCTCGACGCCGAGACGACGCTGTCGACGGGCTCGGTCGGCGTGGCCACGTCCGCGGCGTACGACGGCCTGGGGCTGGTCGCCCGGTCCGCCCAGGCGCTCCTGGTGGTGCCGCGCTGA
- a CDS encoding amidase, with the protein MTRVHAFGDDALGDLDAVGLVDRIQRREVSVPEVVEAAILRVEKVDPQLNAVAYEAFDRARAEAADPRGGFFAGVPTFVKDNVDVAGMPTRQGNDAYDAPPARRDGDFARMFLATGLVPLGKTQLSEFGFSPSAEHPRLGAVRTPWNPDHSAGASSAGSAALVAAGAVPLAHANDGGGSIRIPAAVNGLVGLKPTRERLAQDKLMRDMPVRIINDGVVTRSVRDTAAFLRESEKVYRALHLPPIGDITRPGKRRLRVALVTEGVGVGVAPEVHDLTLKTARLLEELGHTVEPVPVPVDDQFKDDFLLYWSLLAFGLVRGGRRANGPTWDPARLDNLTLGLARHAGRNLHRVPGAILRLRRSAKVSAAFFGQYDVILSPTLATETPRVGHLDPTRDYEDVIGRILEWAAFTPLQNATGDPAISLPLATTAAGLPQGMHFTAPAGREARLLELAYELEEAHPWARIQD; encoded by the coding sequence ATGACGCGCGTGCACGCCTTCGGAGACGACGCCCTCGGGGACCTCGACGCGGTCGGCCTGGTCGACCGCATCCAGCGCCGGGAGGTGAGTGTCCCCGAGGTGGTCGAGGCGGCGATCCTCCGCGTGGAGAAGGTCGACCCGCAGCTCAACGCGGTCGCGTACGAGGCCTTCGACCGGGCCCGCGCCGAGGCGGCCGACCCGCGTGGCGGCTTCTTCGCCGGCGTCCCGACCTTCGTCAAGGACAACGTCGACGTCGCCGGCATGCCCACCCGCCAGGGCAACGACGCCTACGACGCGCCCCCGGCCCGGCGCGACGGGGACTTCGCGCGCATGTTCCTCGCGACCGGCCTGGTGCCGCTCGGCAAGACCCAGCTCAGCGAGTTCGGCTTCAGCCCGTCGGCCGAGCACCCGCGGCTCGGTGCCGTCCGCACGCCGTGGAACCCCGACCACAGTGCCGGAGCCTCGTCCGCCGGCTCCGCGGCGCTGGTCGCGGCGGGCGCCGTGCCCCTCGCCCACGCCAACGACGGCGGCGGCTCGATCCGGATCCCGGCCGCGGTCAACGGGCTCGTCGGCCTCAAGCCCACCCGCGAGCGGCTGGCGCAGGACAAGCTGATGCGGGACATGCCGGTCCGGATCATCAATGACGGCGTCGTCACCCGCTCGGTCCGCGACACCGCGGCCTTCCTGCGCGAGTCGGAGAAGGTCTACCGCGCCCTGCACCTGCCGCCGATCGGCGACATCACCCGGCCGGGCAAGCGCCGGCTCCGGGTCGCGCTGGTGACCGAGGGGGTGGGTGTCGGGGTCGCGCCCGAGGTGCACGACCTCACCCTCAAGACGGCCCGGCTGCTCGAGGAGCTCGGGCACACCGTCGAGCCGGTCCCGGTGCCCGTGGACGACCAGTTCAAGGACGACTTCCTGCTCTACTGGTCGCTGCTCGCCTTCGGTCTGGTCCGCGGCGGCCGCCGCGCCAACGGCCCCACCTGGGACCCCGCCCGACTCGACAACCTCACCCTCGGACTGGCCCGGCACGCCGGCCGCAACCTGCACCGGGTGCCGGGCGCGATCCTCCGGCTGCGTCGCTCGGCCAAGGTCTCCGCTGCCTTCTTCGGGCAGTACGACGTCATCCTCAGCCCCACGCTCGCCACCGAGACCCCGCGGGTCGGCCACCTCGACCCGACCCGGGACTACGAGGACGTGATCGGACGGATCCTGGAGTGGGCGGCGTTCACCCCGCTGCAGAACGCCACCGGAGACCCGGCGATCTCGCTGCCGCTCGCCACCACCGCGGCGGGGCTCCCGCAGGGCATGCACTTCACCGCGCCGGCCGGTCGCGAGGCCCGGCTCCTCGAGCTCGCCTACGAGCTCGAGGAGGCGCACCCCTGGGCGCGCATCCAGGACTGA
- a CDS encoding LrgB family protein, with protein sequence MSETWAWASHSPVFFLLLTLVAYRIGREVRDRTGGHALAQPVLVAIVLVGVTLSVLDVDYADYADGTTLISFLLGPATVALAVPLHRQAHRLQGFVVPLLVAIPLGAVVSVSTAVVLVETLGGGDLLARTIAPKAATTPVSIALSETAGGIPSLTAVLTILAGILGAVAGPAVLTLLRVRDRRARGLALGAVSHGIGTSRALVEDETEGAFAGLSMGLTALATSLVVPILVAVLL encoded by the coding sequence GTGAGCGAGACCTGGGCCTGGGCGAGCCACTCGCCGGTGTTCTTCCTGCTGCTGACGCTGGTCGCCTACCGCATCGGCCGCGAGGTCCGGGACCGCACCGGTGGCCATGCGCTCGCCCAGCCGGTCCTCGTCGCCATCGTGCTCGTGGGCGTGACCCTGTCGGTGCTGGACGTCGACTACGCCGACTACGCCGACGGCACCACCCTGATCTCGTTCCTGCTGGGCCCGGCCACGGTCGCGCTGGCCGTCCCCCTGCACCGGCAGGCGCACCGCCTCCAGGGCTTCGTGGTCCCGCTGCTGGTCGCGATCCCGCTCGGCGCGGTCGTGTCCGTGTCGACGGCCGTGGTGCTGGTCGAGACCCTCGGTGGTGGCGACCTCCTCGCCCGCACGATCGCCCCGAAGGCGGCCACGACCCCGGTCTCGATCGCCCTGTCGGAGACGGCAGGCGGGATCCCGTCGCTGACCGCGGTCCTGACGATCCTGGCCGGCATCCTGGGCGCCGTCGCCGGGCCGGCCGTGCTCACCCTGCTCCGGGTCCGCGACCGTCGCGCCCGCGGGCTGGCGCTTGGCGCCGTCTCGCACGGCATCGGCACCTCCCGCGCCTTGGTGGAGGACGAGACCGAGGGAGCGTTCGCCGGCCTGTCCATGGGCCTGACGGCGCTCGCCACCAGCCTGGTGGTGCCGATCCTGGTGGCCGTCCTGCTCTAG
- a CDS encoding CidA/LrgA family protein, which produces MINGLTWLLGCQLVGEVLVRLTDAPVPGPVVGMVVLFVLLRVRRSGDDATVVRAAAGLLRHLQLLFVPAGVGVIVYLGTIRDHALPLVAGLVVSWALGLAVVGWTTVALERVGARR; this is translated from the coding sequence GTGATCAACGGGTTGACCTGGCTGCTCGGCTGCCAGCTGGTGGGCGAGGTGCTGGTCCGCCTGACCGACGCCCCGGTCCCCGGGCCGGTGGTCGGGATGGTCGTGCTCTTCGTCCTCCTCCGCGTACGTCGCTCCGGCGACGACGCGACGGTGGTGCGGGCCGCCGCCGGACTGCTGCGCCACCTGCAGCTGCTGTTCGTGCCCGCCGGTGTCGGCGTCATCGTCTACCTCGGCACGATCCGCGACCATGCCCTGCCCCTGGTCGCCGGGTTGGTGGTCTCGTGGGCCCTGGGGCTCGCCGTCGTGGGCTGGACGACGGTCGCGCTCGAGCGGGTGGGGGCCCGCCGGTGA
- a CDS encoding ROK family protein, whose translation MTTATPASAGELLELVRTGRAETRSGLRSITGLSRTAVVSRVQALAQAGLLLAGEELASTGGRPPGALLFNKDAGVVLAVAIGRSRSQLAVFDLDGTEIAADSRDHEVGVGPDQLMTEVAARLTTLLEGVRPPVAAIGLSLPGTVDTERGVSLDSPVMAGWDGVELAPYLAGVTAPAAVPLYVANDADVLARAELLGRRDDLRDDLRDVLVVKASTGLGLGIVADGRVLSGHLGAAGEIGHTKLAVADGLPCRCGSTGCLETVAGGWALCAQMAANGRPVGHVRELVALALQGDAEARHLVRESGRHVGELLAIAINLLNPQAVVVGGDMAGAFDTFAAGLRESVYARAGALATRDLQFLPAMHGDRAGLVGCAALALDHVLAPSAVDARLAAHA comes from the coding sequence ATGACGACCGCCACCCCGGCCAGCGCCGGCGAGCTCCTCGAGCTCGTCCGCACCGGTCGCGCCGAGACCCGCTCGGGCCTGCGCTCGATCACCGGGCTCTCGCGCACCGCGGTCGTCTCCCGCGTCCAGGCGCTGGCGCAGGCCGGCCTGCTGCTCGCGGGGGAGGAGCTGGCCTCGACCGGCGGTCGTCCCCCTGGTGCGCTGCTGTTCAACAAGGACGCCGGCGTGGTCCTCGCCGTGGCGATCGGCCGCTCCCGCAGCCAGCTCGCCGTCTTCGACCTCGACGGCACCGAGATCGCGGCCGACTCCCGCGACCACGAGGTCGGCGTCGGACCCGACCAGCTCATGACCGAGGTGGCCGCGCGGCTCACGACGCTGCTCGAGGGGGTCCGCCCCCCTGTCGCCGCGATCGGGCTCTCGCTGCCCGGCACCGTCGACACGGAGCGGGGGGTGAGCCTCGACTCCCCGGTGATGGCCGGCTGGGACGGCGTCGAGCTGGCGCCGTACCTGGCGGGTGTCACCGCCCCCGCCGCCGTTCCCCTGTACGTCGCCAACGACGCGGACGTCCTCGCCCGGGCCGAGCTCCTCGGCCGCCGTGACGACCTGCGCGACGACCTGCGCGACGTGCTCGTCGTGAAGGCCTCCACCGGTCTCGGGCTCGGCATCGTCGCCGACGGGCGCGTGCTGTCCGGGCACCTCGGCGCGGCCGGCGAGATCGGCCACACCAAGCTGGCGGTCGCCGACGGACTGCCCTGCCGATGCGGGTCCACGGGCTGCCTCGAGACGGTGGCCGGCGGCTGGGCGCTGTGCGCCCAGATGGCCGCCAATGGCCGCCCGGTCGGGCACGTCCGCGAGCTCGTGGCGCTGGCCCTCCAGGGCGACGCCGAGGCGCGCCACCTGGTCCGCGAGTCCGGCCGGCACGTCGGGGAGCTGCTCGCGATCGCGATCAACCTGCTCAACCCGCAGGCGGTCGTCGTCGGCGGCGACATGGCCGGCGCGTTCGACACCTTCGCCGCGGGCCTCCGCGAGAGCGTCTATGCCCGGGCCGGGGCGCTCGCGACCCGCGACCTGCAGTTCCTGCCCGCCATGCACGGCGACCGCGCGGGTCTGGTCGGCTGTGCCGCCCTCGCGCTCGACCACGTGCTGGCGCCGTCCGCGGTCGACGCCCGGCTGGCCGCCCACGCCTGA
- the zwf gene encoding glucose-6-phosphate dehydrogenase, with amino-acid sequence MDQTATPHAIPSACDFTVFGGTGDLALRKLLPALYLRDLEGQLPADTRIVGVSRAELDDDGYRAEVRAALTTHVAPEDLTDPAVDRLLARLHHLTLDAHEPDEWHRLHALLKDRPDHETAARVFYLAVAPSLFGAICDNLEAIGAVNDAARVVLEKPIGHDVASARAVNDAVGRVFAESQIFRIDHYLGKESVQNLLVTRFANTFLEPMWNSHWVDHVQITVAEELGVGERGGYYDHAGALRDMVQNHLLQLLCLVAMEPPSHIGRETVRDEKLKVLQALKPMTAEGVDHDTVRGRYTAGLVDGVAVPSYADDLGPEGAPGSRTETFVALRTEVQNWRWAGVPFYLRTGKRMDRRASEIVVVFKPPPHAMFPHSEGTTEPNRLHIHIQPDEGMRLHLTAKEPGPGGIRLRPVSLDLSYATTFEQRSPDAYERLLMDVIKGNPTLFMRRDEVEAAWTWVQPILTRWATSPDRPKRYPAGTSGPTAAATLLERDGRSWQESDQ; translated from the coding sequence ATGGACCAGACCGCCACCCCGCACGCGATCCCCTCCGCGTGCGACTTCACCGTGTTCGGCGGGACCGGAGACCTCGCGCTGCGCAAGCTGCTGCCGGCCCTCTACCTGCGCGACCTCGAGGGCCAGCTGCCCGCGGACACCCGGATCGTCGGCGTGTCCCGCGCCGAGCTCGACGACGACGGCTACCGCGCCGAGGTGCGCGCCGCCCTGACGACGCACGTCGCCCCCGAGGACCTCACCGACCCCGCGGTGGACCGCCTCCTGGCGCGGCTCCACCACCTGACCCTCGACGCCCACGAGCCCGACGAGTGGCACCGGCTGCACGCGCTGCTCAAGGACCGTCCCGACCACGAGACCGCCGCCCGTGTCTTCTACCTCGCGGTGGCCCCGTCCCTCTTCGGCGCCATCTGCGACAACCTCGAGGCGATCGGGGCCGTCAACGACGCCGCGCGCGTGGTGCTCGAGAAGCCGATCGGCCACGACGTCGCCTCCGCGCGTGCCGTCAACGACGCCGTCGGCCGCGTCTTCGCCGAGTCGCAGATCTTCCGGATCGACCACTACCTCGGCAAGGAGAGCGTCCAGAACCTCCTCGTCACCCGCTTCGCCAACACCTTCCTCGAGCCCATGTGGAACTCCCACTGGGTCGACCACGTGCAGATCACCGTTGCCGAGGAGCTCGGTGTCGGGGAGCGCGGGGGCTACTACGACCACGCCGGCGCCCTGCGCGACATGGTCCAGAACCACCTCCTGCAGCTGCTCTGCCTGGTCGCCATGGAGCCCCCGTCGCACATCGGCCGCGAGACGGTCCGCGACGAGAAGCTCAAGGTCCTCCAGGCCCTCAAGCCGATGACCGCCGAGGGCGTCGACCACGACACCGTCCGCGGCCGCTACACCGCCGGGCTCGTCGACGGGGTCGCGGTGCCGTCGTACGCCGACGACCTCGGCCCCGAGGGCGCGCCGGGCAGCCGCACCGAGACCTTCGTCGCGCTCCGCACCGAGGTGCAGAACTGGCGCTGGGCCGGCGTGCCGTTCTACCTGCGCACCGGCAAGCGGATGGACCGCCGGGCCTCGGAGATCGTGGTCGTCTTCAAGCCGCCGCCGCACGCGATGTTCCCCCACAGCGAGGGCACCACCGAGCCCAACCGGCTGCACATCCACATCCAGCCCGACGAGGGCATGCGCCTGCACCTGACGGCCAAGGAGCCCGGCCCGGGCGGGATCCGGCTGCGGCCGGTCTCGCTCGACCTGAGCTACGCCACGACCTTCGAGCAGCGCAGCCCCGACGCCTACGAGCGGCTGCTCATGGACGTCATCAAGGGCAACCCCACCCTGTTCATGCGCCGCGACGAGGTCGAGGCCGCGTGGACGTGGGTCCAACCGATCCTCACCCGCTGGGCGACCTCGCCCGACCGGCCCAAGCGCTACCCCGCCGGCACGAGCGGGCCCACCGCCGCCGCGACTCTCCTCGAGCGCGACGGCCGTTCCTGGCAGGAGTCCGACCAATGA